One Mangifera indica cultivar Alphonso chromosome 4, CATAS_Mindica_2.1, whole genome shotgun sequence genomic region harbors:
- the LOC123214107 gene encoding very-long-chain 3-oxoacyl-CoA reductase 1-like, producing MAIEFILGVVYVLTVFFLFKFIRSVIRGIWVVFFRPAKNLKKYGSWAVITGCTDGLGRAIVFELASKGLNIVLVGRDPEKLKAVSIEIGRRYKLIETKDVVIDFLKHSGAEISKFIEEGIEGLDIGILINVAGVNYPTARYFHEVDEDLMYSLLKVNIDSVTWMTKSVLPVMIRKRKGAIVNIGSGSSAIIPSSPLFTLYASTKCYMDQLSRSLHVEYKKYGTDVHVQVYNIGKLKFLLLF from the exons ATGGCAATAGAGTTTATTCTAGGAGTAGTTTATGTTCTAACCGTCTTCTTTCTGTTTAAATTCATTAGGAGTGTAATCAGGGGCATATGGGTTGTATTCTTTCGACCAGCCAAAAATCTGAAGAAATATGGATCCTGGGCTGTCATCACTGGCTGCACCGACGGATTGGGCAGAGCCATAGTCTTTGAGTTAGCATCAAAGGGTCTTAACATCGTGCTGGTTGGCCGCGATCCTGAAAAACTGAAGGCTGTGTCTATTGAGATAGGCCGAAGGTATAAGTTGATTGAAACTAAGGATGTGGTCATCGACTTCCTTAAACACAGTGGCGCCGAGATTAGCAAGTTCATAGAAGAAGGCATTGAAGGGCTGGACATTGGTATATTGATAAATGTTGCTGGTGTAAATTACCCCACTGCTAGATACTTCCATGAAGTTGATGAAGATTTGATGTACAGTCTCTTAAAGGTGAATATAGATTCAGTAACCTGGATGACCAAGTCTGTTCTTCCTGTTATGattagaaaaaggaaaggagCAATAGTGAACATAGGCTCCGGCTCCTCCGCCATCATTCCTTCTTCTCCTTTATTTACTCTCTACGCTTCAACCAAATG TTACATGGATCAACTATCAAGGTCTCTACATGTTGAGTACAAAAAATATGGGACTGACGTGCACGTTCAGGTATATAatatagggaaattgaaatttttactcttattttaa
- the LOC123214105 gene encoding very-long-chain 3-oxoacyl-CoA reductase 1-like, with amino-acid sequence MEKCFLDALKTQPRWVLVLFTIGSLSLLKFSWSVLYWVYVSFLRPAKNLKKYGSWAVVTGPTDGIGKGFAFELARKGLNLVLVGRNPEKLRDVSDSIQAKYGKTQIKSVVVDFTGDIDEGVYKIKEAIEGLDIGVLINNVGISYPYARFFHEVDDELLKNLIKINVEGTTKVTQAVLAGMLKRKRGAIVNLGSGAAIIIPSDPLYSVYAATKAYIDQFSRCLYVEYKKSGIDVQCQVPLYVATKMASIKRSSFFVPSIDGYARTAIRWIGYEPRCTPYWPHSVLWGLLNLLPECGIDAWRVKYNLGIRKRGQLKDSRKKE; translated from the exons ATGGAGAAGTGTTTTCTTGATGCCCTGAAAACTCAGCCACGTTGGGTTCTTGTTTTGTTCACCATTGGTTCTCTTTCGCTTTTGAAGTTTTCTTGGAGTGTTCTCTACTGGGTTTATGTTTCTTTTCTCAGACCTGCTAAGAATTTGAAGAAATACGGTTCGTGGGCTGTTGTGACTGGACCCACTGATGGTATTGGCAAAGGTTTTGCCTTTGAGTTGGCTAGGAAAGGACTTAATCTTGTCCTCGTTGGTCGTAACCCTGAGAAACTGAGAGATGTTTCTGATTCTATTCAGGCAAAGTATGGAAAAACCCAAATCAAGAGTGTTGTTGTTGATTTCACTGGTGATATTGATGAGGGTGTTTACAAAATTAAAGAGGCAATTGAGGGATTGGATATTGGTGTTTTGATTAACAATGTTGGAATCTCGTACCCTTACGCAAGGTTTTTTCATGAGGTTGATGATGAGTTGTTGAAGAATTTGATTAAGATTAATGTTGAAGGGACTACTAAGGTCACTCAAGCGGTTTTGGCTGGGAtgttgaagagaaagagaggcGCTATTGTTAATCTTGGCTCTGGTGCTGCTATTATCATTCCTTCTGATCCTCTGTATTCTGTCTATGCTGCCACAAAAGC GTATATCGATCAATTTTCAAGGTGTTTGTATGTTGAATATAAGAAGAGCGGGATTGATGTGCAGTGTCAG GTTCCTTTATATGTGGCAACTAAGATGGCATCAATCAAGAGATCTTCATTCTTTGTTCCATCTATTGATGGTTATGCAAGGACAGCCATTCGATGGATAGGTTACGAACCTCGTTGCACACCCTACTGGCCTCATTCCGTCCTCTGGGGTTTGCTGAATTTATTGCCAGAGTGTGGCATAGATGCCTGGCGTGTGAAGTATAACCTTGGGATTAGAAAAAGAGGACAACTCAAAGATTCAAGGAAGAAGGAATAA